A portion of the Flavobacterium magnum genome contains these proteins:
- a CDS encoding cation diffusion facilitator family transporter, translating into MNDNKEKAVRTAYLSIFGNMALAFAKGIAGYFGNSYALIADAIESATDVFSSVLVLFGIRYSSKPADENHPYGHGRAEALVTFAVVGFLLVSATIIAYESVHNIMTPHKTPEKFTLIVLGAIVIIKEIFYRIVSKKSDDVNSSSLKADAWHHRSDAITSAMAFVGISIAIIFGPGYETADDWAALLASFFIIYNAYMIFRPALGEILDEHLYDDVIGEIREIATTVEGVIDTEKCFVRKTGMTYLVDLHLTVKGSITVTEGHEIAHRLKDAIQHQIPEVADVLIHVEPNP; encoded by the coding sequence ATGAACGACAACAAGGAAAAAGCGGTACGGACAGCTTACCTGAGTATCTTCGGGAATATGGCATTGGCTTTTGCCAAAGGCATTGCGGGCTACTTCGGCAACTCCTATGCGTTGATAGCCGATGCGATAGAATCAGCTACCGATGTATTTTCTTCAGTATTGGTGCTTTTTGGCATACGATATTCCAGCAAGCCCGCTGATGAAAACCATCCGTACGGACACGGCAGGGCAGAGGCGTTGGTGACGTTTGCCGTAGTCGGTTTCCTGTTGGTTTCCGCGACCATTATCGCTTATGAGAGCGTCCACAACATCATGACACCCCATAAGACGCCTGAGAAATTCACGCTGATTGTGCTGGGTGCCATCGTCATCATCAAGGAAATCTTCTATCGGATTGTGTCCAAAAAAAGCGACGACGTCAACAGCAGTTCGCTCAAGGCCGATGCGTGGCACCATCGCAGCGATGCCATCACGTCGGCTATGGCTTTTGTTGGTATTTCCATCGCGATTATTTTCGGACCGGGGTATGAAACCGCCGACGACTGGGCGGCGTTATTGGCCTCGTTTTTCATTATCTACAATGCCTACATGATTTTCAGGCCGGCCCTGGGTGAGATACTCGACGAGCACTTGTACGACGATGTGATTGGTGAAATCCGGGAAATTGCCACCACTGTGGAAGGCGTTATTGATACCGAAAAGTGTTTTGTCCGGAAAACCGGAATGACCTACCTGGTCGACCTGCACCTGACCGTAAAAGGCAGCATCACCGTTACCGAAGGGCACGAGATAGCGCACCGCCTTAAAGACGCCATACAGCATCAAATCCCTGAAGTGGCCGATGTGCTGATTCACGTCGAGCCCAATCCATAA
- a CDS encoding exodeoxyribonuclease III codes for MKIISYNVNGIRAAIAKGFLIWLEQANPDVICLQEIKATPEQVPLHEFENLGYHYHYWYPAQKKGYSGVAILSKIKPNQVVYGTGIGHMDFEGRNLRADFDDVSVMSLYLPSGTNIDRLSHKFIYMDDFHNYITDLRLRIPNLIICGDYNICHEPIDIHDPVRNKTVSGFLPEERSWLDVFINSGFVDSFRHFNKDPHHYTWWSYRAGARGNNKGWRIDYILVSKTIENRLTRAVILPDAKHSDHCPVLAEIQ; via the coding sequence ATGAAAATAATCTCTTATAATGTCAACGGAATACGCGCCGCGATTGCAAAAGGCTTCCTCATCTGGCTCGAACAGGCAAATCCTGATGTGATCTGCCTGCAGGAAATCAAGGCAACACCGGAGCAGGTGCCGCTGCATGAGTTTGAAAACCTGGGCTACCATTACCATTATTGGTATCCCGCACAAAAGAAAGGTTACAGCGGCGTCGCCATCCTGTCGAAAATAAAACCGAACCAGGTCGTTTACGGCACCGGCATCGGGCATATGGATTTCGAAGGCCGCAACCTGCGCGCGGATTTTGACGATGTTTCGGTCATGAGCCTCTACCTGCCTTCGGGAACAAACATTGACAGGCTCAGCCACAAATTCATTTACATGGACGATTTCCATAATTACATCACTGATTTACGCCTGCGCATCCCCAATCTGATCATCTGTGGCGACTACAACATCTGCCACGAACCGATTGACATCCATGATCCGGTGCGCAACAAGACTGTTTCCGGGTTTCTGCCTGAAGAGCGTTCATGGCTCGATGTCTTTATCAATAGTGGGTTTGTCGACAGTTTCCGACATTTCAACAAAGACCCGCACCATTATACCTGGTGGAGCTACCGCGCCGGTGCCCGTGGCAACAACAAGGGCTGGCGAATCGATTATATCTTGGTGAGCAAGACCATAGAGAATAGGTTGACGCGCGCTGTGATCCTGCCTGACGCAAAGCATTCAGACCATTGCCCGGTGCTGGCTGAGATTCAGTAG
- a CDS encoding GNAT family N-acyltransferase has translation MGLVTAKEVAKAINATKYGFLGTFAGWLLMKVLKISRLNAIYDKNKHLSDVEFLNAILDQLEIRFEIPEEDLKRLPKDGAYITISNHPLGGVDGILLLKLMLEREPNFKIIANFLLHRIEPLKPYIMPVNPFENHKDAKSSVVGIKETLRHLSDGKPLGMFPAGEVSTYKDGKLVVDKEWEEGAIKVIRKAQVPVVPIYFHAKNSHFFYMLSKIGDTLRTAKLPSELFSQKDRIIKVRIGKPISVSEQNEHETIEEYSEFLRKKTYMLANPFEKEQKLLNTPTLKIPKSPKKIANAASNDMLVREVESLRKLDCRLLQSKNYEVFFTKADKIPNILHEIGRLREITFREVGEGTNESTDLDPYDNYYYHMFLWDEETSQIAGAYRMGLGSEIFPKNGIEGFYLHELFRFEPELHDMMSKSIEMGRAFIIKEYQQKPMPLFLLWKGIIHTTLRYPEHVFLLGGVSISNQFSEFSKSLMIEFMKSNYYDPYIAQYVHAKKEFKVKLKDADKDFIFDEAESDLNKFDKIIDELEPGSLRLPVLIKKYIKQNARVVAFNVDPMFNNAVDGLMYIRIADIPESTMKPVMEEFQAELERKLLEKGEAL, from the coding sequence ATGGGTTTAGTAACCGCAAAGGAAGTGGCTAAGGCAATCAATGCGACAAAGTACGGGTTTCTCGGCACTTTTGCAGGTTGGCTGCTGATGAAGGTGCTGAAGATCTCGCGACTGAATGCCATTTATGACAAGAACAAGCACCTCAGTGATGTAGAATTCCTCAATGCGATCCTGGACCAGCTTGAAATCCGTTTCGAGATTCCTGAGGAAGACCTTAAGAGACTGCCGAAAGACGGCGCTTACATTACCATTTCGAACCATCCGTTGGGCGGTGTTGACGGAATCTTGCTGTTGAAGCTGATGCTCGAGCGCGAACCGAATTTCAAGATTATTGCCAATTTCCTGCTGCACCGTATCGAGCCGCTGAAACCGTACATCATGCCGGTGAATCCGTTCGAAAACCACAAAGATGCAAAGTCGAGTGTGGTCGGGATCAAGGAAACACTGCGGCATTTGAGTGACGGGAAGCCACTCGGGATGTTCCCGGCCGGTGAAGTGTCCACATATAAAGATGGAAAACTGGTGGTGGACAAAGAATGGGAAGAAGGTGCGATTAAAGTCATCCGCAAGGCACAGGTACCCGTCGTTCCTATTTATTTCCATGCGAAAAACAGCCACTTTTTTTACATGCTTTCAAAAATTGGCGACACGCTGCGTACGGCGAAGCTGCCATCGGAATTATTTTCGCAGAAAGACCGGATTATCAAGGTCCGTATCGGGAAGCCGATTTCGGTAAGCGAGCAGAATGAGCACGAGACGATTGAGGAATATTCTGAATTCCTGAGAAAGAAAACCTACATGCTCGCCAATCCTTTTGAAAAGGAGCAAAAACTACTCAACACACCGACGCTTAAAATTCCGAAGAGCCCAAAAAAGATCGCGAATGCGGCGAGCAACGACATGCTCGTGCGCGAGGTCGAAAGCCTCAGGAAACTGGACTGCCGTTTGCTGCAGAGTAAGAACTATGAGGTGTTTTTTACCAAAGCCGATAAGATCCCGAACATCCTGCATGAAATCGGAAGGCTGCGTGAGATCACCTTCCGCGAAGTTGGTGAGGGCACCAATGAGTCGACGGATCTCGACCCTTACGACAATTACTACTACCACATGTTCCTGTGGGATGAGGAAACCAGCCAGATTGCCGGGGCATATCGCATGGGGCTGGGCTCTGAGATTTTCCCGAAGAATGGGATTGAAGGATTCTATTTGCACGAATTGTTCCGTTTTGAGCCTGAATTGCACGACATGATGAGCAAATCAATCGAGATGGGTCGCGCGTTCATTATTAAGGAGTACCAGCAAAAGCCGATGCCGCTGTTTCTTTTGTGGAAAGGCATCATACACACCACGCTGCGCTATCCGGAGCATGTGTTCCTGCTGGGCGGCGTAAGCATCAGCAACCAGTTCTCTGAGTTTTCAAAGTCGCTCATGATCGAGTTCATGAAGTCTAACTATTACGACCCTTATATCGCGCAGTATGTACACGCCAAAAAGGAATTCAAGGTAAAGCTCAAGGATGCGGATAAGGATTTTATTTTCGATGAAGCGGAATCGGATCTGAATAAGTTCGATAAGATCATCGATGAGCTCGAACCGGGGAGCCTCAGGTTGCCGGTACTGATTAAGAAGTACATCAAGCAGAATGCGCGGGTGGTGGCCTTTAATGTCGACCCGATGTTCAATAATGCCGTGGATGGATTGATGTACATCCGGATTGCGGACATCCCCGAAAGCACCATGAAACCCGTCATGGAAGAATTTCAGGCCGAACTGGAACGGAAACTTCTGGAAAAAGGCGAAGCACTCTGA
- a CDS encoding CPBP family intramembrane glutamic endopeptidase yields the protein MFIEQAYRNRRNLIAYLPFPLVFLGLMAANFMVSTEDTNTIIRNEIARYGKSMFFFSNLVPFAILMLLLFFWVKYMHRQSILSLTTSRPEIDWHRIFFSFLVWGGFSTLLIFISYQSDPESFLFNFNLRPFLALALISLTLIPFQTSFEEYLFRGYLMQGIGLVSRRKWVPLVATSVIFGLLHGANPEVEKMGYILLVYYVGTGFLLGIMTLMDDGMELSLGFHAANNITGALLVTSDWTVFQTDSVLIDKSEPSAGLEVIFPVLVIFPILLFIFSKKYQWSGWKEKLFGKIVLPPVENQNPPL from the coding sequence ATGTTTATAGAACAAGCTTACCGCAATCGGAGAAATTTAATCGCATACCTCCCTTTCCCATTGGTTTTCCTGGGGTTGATGGCTGCAAATTTCATGGTTTCGACCGAAGACACAAACACCATCATCCGGAACGAGATTGCACGCTACGGAAAGAGCATGTTTTTCTTTTCAAATCTGGTTCCGTTTGCAATCCTGATGCTGTTGCTTTTTTTCTGGGTAAAGTACATGCACCGGCAATCGATACTTTCCCTGACGACCTCGCGTCCGGAAATTGACTGGCACAGGATATTTTTTTCTTTCCTGGTTTGGGGTGGATTCAGCACCTTACTGATTTTCATCAGTTACCAGTCGGATCCGGAAAGTTTCCTGTTTAACTTCAACCTCAGGCCATTTCTGGCTTTAGCGCTGATAAGCTTAACGCTGATTCCATTCCAGACAAGCTTTGAAGAGTACTTATTCCGTGGCTACCTGATGCAGGGAATCGGGCTGGTATCCAGGCGAAAATGGGTTCCCCTCGTGGCAACGTCTGTCATATTCGGATTGCTGCACGGTGCAAATCCCGAGGTGGAGAAAATGGGATACATACTTTTGGTGTATTACGTTGGCACAGGTTTCCTGCTGGGCATCATGACACTTATGGATGATGGTATGGAGTTGTCGCTGGGTTTTCATGCTGCAAATAATATCACCGGGGCACTGCTGGTGACTTCTGACTGGACGGTGTTCCAAACGGATTCTGTATTGATTGACAAGTCAGAGCCGTCCGCGGGGCTGGAAGTGATTTTTCCGGTACTGGTCATATTCCCGATACTTTTATTTATCTTTAGTAAGAAGTACCAATGGTCAGGCTGGAAGGAAAAACTTTTCGGGAAAATTGTACTTCCCCCGGTTGAAAATCAAAATCCACCATTATGA
- a CDS encoding TonB-dependent receptor domain-containing protein: MKLSRFAVLILTILIPFVHSAQQQQGGEKVRVSGKIIEKGTTIPMEYATITLQDAVNPKIVTGGITDGKGEFDFEVGVGTYNIKIEFISFKPFEIKQKAITENTNLGTLSLEPDATMLNEVEIRVDKTTVEIKLDKKVYNVGNDLMVKGGTVSDVLDNIPSVSVDADGTVSLRGNENVRILIDGKPSNAINITEALRQIPADAIDKVEVVTNPSARYDSEGGGGLLNIILKKGKNLGINGTLILSTGDPENYGVSGNVNFKSEGFNLFTTTGYNYRNNPGNSFTDTQYLNSDGSTRNFIDEKRYNERLSEGVNSNFGIDLYLDKSTTWTHIFNYRKNNGNNPENVTYNNYDANRENLFVTSRFNDQRSNSRNVEYSTNFTKKFKKEGHKFTIDASFATNDDQDESMIENNSDVIKYEQTSNDQQQTRNMIQSDYVLPIGKNSQFEAGYKGEFNKLLTDYEVDTLNTVINRYLPNPRYTNELQYNEKINALYTQFGTKIKKFSILLGLRWEDSNITINQLTTSDFNTKRYNNFFPSAFLTYEVSDQSSVSLSYSRRISRPRGRQINPFSNYSSNINIFQGNPDLNAAFTDALDLGYLKRWDKLTLSTSMYLNKTTDSFQFIRKESGDFVPVIAGGKDIVNNDGSITIVDGEDYNIPVILSTPINLATEYRFGFEFTLNYSPYKWWKLNSNFNFFRNQTDGDYTYVDFQGNTISQDFDNTAYSWFTRLTSKVTLPYKIDWQTNLTYNGPQNNAQGRSLGNFSANLGFSKDILKDKATLALNVQDVFNSRKRIMDTNLPLLNSHSEMQWRVRQVNFSFTYRFNKKKTDKERQPKRDNGDDGGDFQG; encoded by the coding sequence ATGAAATTATCCAGATTTGCGGTTCTTATTTTGACGATTTTAATTCCTTTTGTGCACTCCGCACAACAACAGCAGGGAGGTGAAAAAGTGAGGGTTTCGGGGAAAATTATCGAAAAAGGGACCACCATCCCAATGGAATACGCAACCATCACGCTACAGGATGCCGTAAATCCGAAAATAGTTACGGGCGGCATTACCGATGGAAAGGGGGAATTTGATTTTGAAGTTGGTGTAGGGACATACAACATTAAGATCGAGTTTATTTCTTTCAAGCCATTTGAAATCAAGCAGAAAGCCATTACCGAAAACACCAACCTGGGGACGCTCTCGCTGGAACCGGATGCCACGATGCTTAATGAAGTTGAAATCCGTGTTGACAAAACCACCGTCGAAATCAAGCTGGATAAAAAAGTCTACAATGTCGGGAATGACCTGATGGTTAAAGGGGGTACGGTGAGCGATGTGCTCGACAATATCCCTTCGGTTTCGGTTGATGCCGATGGCACCGTAAGCCTTCGAGGCAATGAGAATGTGCGCATCCTTATCGATGGAAAGCCTTCCAACGCAATCAATATCACAGAAGCGCTGCGCCAGATTCCGGCTGACGCGATTGACAAAGTTGAAGTGGTTACAAATCCTTCTGCGCGTTATGATTCTGAAGGTGGCGGCGGACTGCTCAACATCATCCTCAAAAAAGGTAAGAATCTCGGCATCAACGGGACACTCATCCTTTCGACAGGTGATCCGGAGAATTACGGCGTTTCTGGCAATGTAAATTTTAAATCAGAGGGTTTTAATCTCTTTACCACGACCGGATACAACTACCGGAACAATCCCGGCAATTCCTTCACAGACACTCAATACCTCAATAGCGACGGCTCTACGCGGAATTTCATTGATGAAAAACGATACAACGAACGCCTCAGCGAAGGTGTGAATTCCAATTTCGGGATTGACCTGTATCTAGACAAATCCACCACCTGGACCCATATTTTCAACTACAGGAAAAACAACGGCAACAATCCTGAAAACGTAACGTACAATAATTATGATGCGAATCGTGAGAACCTTTTCGTGACCTCGCGCTTTAACGACCAGCGAAGCAACAGCCGCAATGTGGAATATTCGACCAATTTCACCAAAAAATTTAAAAAGGAAGGGCATAAATTCACAATCGACGCCTCGTTTGCGACCAATGACGACCAGGATGAATCCATGATTGAAAACAACTCGGATGTAATCAAATACGAACAAACCAGCAACGACCAACAGCAAACCCGGAACATGATCCAATCCGATTATGTGCTGCCCATCGGGAAGAACAGCCAGTTCGAAGCAGGTTATAAAGGGGAATTCAACAAGCTTCTCACCGATTATGAGGTGGATACGCTAAACACCGTCATCAACCGTTACCTCCCCAACCCGCGTTACACGAACGAGTTGCAGTACAACGAAAAAATCAATGCACTGTATACCCAATTCGGCACCAAAATCAAGAAATTCTCTATCCTGCTCGGCCTGCGCTGGGAAGATTCCAACATTACGATAAACCAACTTACCACTTCCGATTTTAACACCAAGAGGTATAACAATTTTTTTCCGAGTGCTTTCCTGACCTACGAAGTTTCCGACCAGTCCAGCGTGTCGCTGAGCTACAGCCGGAGAATTTCACGCCCGCGTGGCAGGCAGATCAATCCGTTTTCAAATTATTCGAGCAACATCAATATTTTCCAAGGCAATCCTGACCTAAACGCCGCTTTCACAGATGCGTTGGATCTGGGCTACCTGAAACGCTGGGATAAGCTCACGCTGAGCACTTCGATGTACCTTAACAAGACCACAGATTCTTTCCAGTTCATACGTAAGGAAAGCGGCGATTTTGTCCCGGTAATTGCCGGAGGTAAAGACATTGTGAACAACGATGGCAGCATCACAATCGTAGACGGTGAGGATTACAACATTCCCGTAATCCTGTCCACCCCGATAAACCTCGCTACAGAATACCGCTTCGGGTTCGAATTCACGTTGAACTATTCGCCCTACAAGTGGTGGAAGCTCAATTCGAACTTTAATTTCTTCCGAAACCAGACCGACGGCGACTACACGTATGTGGATTTTCAGGGCAACACCATTTCGCAGGATTTTGACAATACCGCCTACTCCTGGTTCACCAGGCTGACTTCGAAAGTCACGTTGCCTTATAAAATTGATTGGCAGACAAACCTGACCTACAATGGGCCACAGAACAATGCGCAGGGCCGAAGTCTTGGCAACTTCAGTGCAAACCTCGGTTTCAGCAAGGACATCCTCAAGGATAAAGCTACGCTCGCGCTGAATGTGCAGGATGTATTCAACTCCAGGAAAAGGATCATGGACACGAACCTCCCGCTCTTGAATTCCCACAGCGAAATGCAATGGCGCGTGAGGCAGGTGAATTTCTCCTTTACCTACCGCTTCAATAAAAAGAAAACCGATAAGGAACGCCAGCCGAAACGCGACAACGGAGACGACGGCGGGGATTTCCAGGGATAG
- a CDS encoding OmpA/MotB family protein translates to MIKKVSVALLIMALSTSCVSKKVYTDLENKFADLKKENRKMADDNEALLADKNKLEIDQSNLQKEYDKTKSERDKLQADLAAANANMKTLQASYSALEKNSDDALQSNMTKNRELLAKLEAKEKALAAEQERINKLMADFQERSNRVAELEEMMASKEAGMKKLKETLSKALNAFEGKGLTIEQKNGKVYVSMENKLLFQTGSWTVGAEGKKAVTELGKVLAQNPDISVLIEGHTDNDKFAGAVGGVENNWDLSTKRATAVVNILSENKSINKQNLTAAGRGEFAPIASNDNAEGKSKNRRIEIILTPKLDEISKMLNDL, encoded by the coding sequence ATGATCAAGAAAGTTTCTGTCGCCTTACTAATTATGGCATTGTCCACCTCATGTGTGTCTAAAAAAGTATACACTGACCTGGAGAACAAATTCGCCGACCTGAAAAAAGAAAACCGTAAAATGGCCGATGACAACGAGGCCCTGCTCGCGGACAAGAACAAACTCGAAATCGACCAGTCTAACCTTCAGAAGGAGTACGACAAAACCAAATCCGAACGCGACAAACTGCAGGCCGACCTCGCCGCCGCGAATGCCAATATGAAAACATTGCAGGCTTCCTATTCCGCTTTGGAAAAAAACAGCGATGATGCTTTGCAGTCAAATATGACCAAAAACCGCGAACTGCTGGCCAAACTCGAAGCCAAGGAAAAAGCGCTGGCCGCAGAGCAGGAGCGCATCAACAAACTCATGGCCGATTTCCAGGAGCGCTCGAACCGCGTCGCCGAACTTGAGGAAATGATGGCCTCGAAAGAAGCCGGCATGAAGAAACTCAAGGAAACACTTTCAAAGGCACTGAACGCTTTCGAAGGCAAAGGGCTTACGATTGAGCAGAAAAATGGGAAAGTATATGTGTCCATGGAGAATAAGCTGCTTTTTCAAACGGGCAGCTGGACCGTCGGTGCGGAAGGCAAGAAAGCCGTCACCGAACTCGGAAAAGTGCTTGCGCAAAATCCGGACATCAGCGTGTTGATTGAAGGGCACACCGACAATGATAAGTTTGCCGGTGCCGTGGGCGGGGTGGAAAATAACTGGGATTTATCCACCAAACGCGCGACTGCCGTAGTGAACATCCTTTCGGAAAATAAATCCATCAACAAACAAAACCTGACCGCCGCCGGCCGCGGGGAATTTGCGCCTATTGCCTCAAATGACAACGCGGAAGGCAAGTCGAAAAACCGCCGCATTGAAATTATCTTGACGCCAAAACTGGACGAAATCAGCAAGATGCTGAATGACTTGTAG
- a CDS encoding OmpA family protein: protein MMKKLLLTLTFVSTLSLSAQTDTETAPESVDNGFNKWSLELNGGVNKPSSPFAPGYFSATPSFFNADFGARYMFNNKFGVKFDFGYYKLQDNESSLPFNTKYYRADIQGVANIGRIMNFETWTKRIGALIHLGGGYMQFRSNNLSYTDRGGNFIVGLTGQYKLAKRVVITGDFTSITNVSQDKTFDGTSGTGQIRGFAGGIFSGTIGLTVYLGSHEEHADWYVDSSVKDEEVDALKKRVGDLETMLNDTDKDGVPDYLDAEPNSMTGVAVDSKGRTVDANGNGVPDELESYMNKTYGAGNTANNTNINNTPNNNALVKALINDGYVTTYYDFNKSTPTNVSTEGIDFILTYLRNNPTATVDIIGHADEIGRTPYNDKLSQARANSVKNILIKAKIDPSRLNVVPAGEDASVDKESAGARKLVRRVTFKVK, encoded by the coding sequence ATGATGAAAAAACTTTTACTCACATTAACTTTCGTTAGTACTTTGAGCCTTAGTGCACAAACTGATACTGAGACTGCTCCGGAAAGTGTCGATAACGGGTTCAATAAATGGTCGTTGGAACTGAACGGGGGTGTAAACAAGCCTTCAAGCCCATTTGCGCCCGGATACTTCAGTGCTACACCAAGTTTCTTTAACGCTGATTTCGGGGCAAGGTATATGTTTAACAACAAGTTCGGGGTCAAGTTTGATTTCGGATACTACAAATTGCAGGACAACGAAAGTTCATTGCCATTCAATACAAAATATTACAGGGCCGATATTCAGGGAGTTGCCAACATCGGACGCATCATGAATTTTGAAACCTGGACTAAAAGAATTGGCGCTTTGATCCACCTTGGAGGTGGTTACATGCAGTTCAGGAGTAACAATTTGAGCTATACAGACCGCGGCGGTAACTTCATCGTGGGTCTGACAGGACAATACAAGCTGGCCAAAAGGGTTGTAATTACAGGTGATTTTACCTCTATTACAAACGTTTCCCAGGATAAGACTTTCGACGGAACATCAGGTACAGGACAAATCAGGGGATTTGCCGGAGGTATTTTCTCAGGAACTATCGGTCTGACCGTATACCTTGGAAGCCACGAAGAGCATGCTGACTGGTATGTTGATTCTTCTGTAAAAGACGAAGAAGTTGACGCGCTTAAGAAAAGGGTTGGGGATCTTGAAACCATGCTGAACGATACCGATAAGGATGGTGTGCCGGATTACCTGGATGCAGAGCCGAATTCTATGACAGGCGTTGCTGTTGATTCTAAAGGAAGAACAGTCGATGCTAACGGAAACGGTGTTCCTGACGAGTTGGAAAGCTACATGAATAAGACTTACGGAGCCGGAAACACAGCCAACAATACCAACATCAACAACACGCCAAACAACAATGCTTTGGTGAAAGCGCTGATCAACGACGGTTATGTAACGACTTATTACGATTTCAATAAATCAACACCAACTAACGTATCTACTGAAGGTATTGACTTCATCCTTACTTACCTGAGGAATAACCCTACCGCTACAGTAGACATCATCGGTCACGCTGACGAAATCGGAAGGACACCTTACAACGATAAATTGTCACAGGCAAGGGCTAACAGTGTGAAAAACATCCTTATCAAAGCTAAAATCGATCCTTCAAGATTGAACGTAGTTCCTGCAGGCGAGGATGCATCAGTTGACAAAGAATCTGCCGGTGCAAGGAAACTGGTTAGAAGAGTGACATTCAAAGTGAAATAG
- the arsC gene encoding arsenate reductase (glutaredoxin) (This arsenate reductase requires both glutathione and glutaredoxin to convert arsenate to arsenite, after which the efflux transporter formed by ArsA and ArsB can extrude the arsenite from the cell, providing resistance.), whose product MIQVYHNPKCSKSRECLAVLDASGHDCEIVKYLEETPDESEIKTLVEKLGIKPIDLIRTKEPLWKEKFQGRKLTSAQIIKAIVKNPILLERPIVIHGDKAIIGRPVDRVFDIIG is encoded by the coding sequence ATGATACAGGTTTACCACAATCCGAAATGCTCAAAATCCAGGGAATGCCTGGCCGTACTCGATGCCTCGGGCCACGATTGTGAAATCGTGAAATACCTCGAGGAAACGCCAGACGAATCTGAAATCAAGACTTTGGTGGAAAAACTCGGAATCAAGCCGATCGACCTGATTCGCACCAAAGAGCCGCTTTGGAAAGAAAAGTTCCAAGGCAGGAAGTTGACCAGTGCACAAATTATCAAAGCCATTGTTAAAAATCCCATCCTGTTAGAACGCCCGATAGTGATTCATGGGGACAAGGCCATCATAGGCAGGCCGGTGGACCGCGTCTTCGATATTATAGGCTGA
- a CDS encoding AMP-binding protein has translation MSSPTYLNVHNQFKLNGFHLDRDDLCRVAYSFIKEGDDFERPVGHFLLDWFDHNDFIEMNTSGSTGIPKVIRVEKQAMVNSALATGDFFELSPGDKVLNCLPVKYVAGKMMLVRGFILGLDMDFVAPTARPLKNNDTPYEFSAMVPLQAQNSIGELHQVRKLIVGGAKINATLEKELQNLPGDVFETYGMTETVSHIAAKKVGERPFTVLPNVAVTVDDRSCLVISAPAISADVIVTNDLVDLISETQFIWKGRIDNVINSGGVKLSPEQIEEKLYKQLDRRFFVAGVPDEDLGERLILVVEGSPYVLPEGLFNHLDKYEKPREVVFVAQFSETGNGKIIRKATLGL, from the coding sequence ATGAGTTCGCCTACTTACCTCAACGTTCACAACCAGTTTAAGCTGAATGGATTTCATCTTGACCGCGATGACCTGTGCCGTGTCGCATACAGTTTTATTAAAGAAGGTGATGACTTTGAGCGTCCCGTCGGCCACTTTTTACTCGATTGGTTTGACCACAACGATTTCATCGAGATGAATACAAGCGGCAGTACCGGAATCCCAAAAGTGATACGGGTGGAAAAACAGGCGATGGTCAATTCGGCGCTCGCTACCGGGGATTTTTTCGAGCTCTCACCCGGGGATAAGGTCCTTAACTGCCTTCCGGTAAAATATGTTGCGGGAAAAATGATGCTGGTACGCGGATTTATCCTGGGCCTTGATATGGATTTTGTCGCACCTACCGCCCGTCCTTTAAAGAACAATGACACCCCGTACGAATTTTCAGCCATGGTGCCGCTGCAGGCGCAAAATTCTATTGGCGAATTGCATCAGGTGAGAAAACTCATAGTAGGCGGTGCAAAAATCAACGCAACGCTCGAAAAAGAATTACAAAACCTTCCGGGCGATGTGTTTGAAACCTATGGCATGACCGAAACTGTGTCGCATATTGCCGCGAAGAAAGTCGGTGAGCGCCCTTTTACCGTACTCCCAAACGTCGCTGTCACAGTAGATGACCGCAGCTGCCTCGTGATTTCGGCGCCTGCCATATCTGCTGATGTTATCGTGACCAATGACCTGGTCGACCTGATCTCCGAAACGCAATTTATATGGAAAGGCAGGATTGACAACGTAATCAACAGCGGCGGTGTCAAACTCAGCCCGGAGCAAATCGAGGAAAAGCTTTACAAGCAACTGGACAGGCGCTTTTTTGTTGCAGGTGTTCCTGACGAGGATTTGGGTGAAAGACTCATCCTGGTTGTTGAAGGGTCGCCGTACGTTTTACCTGAAGGGCTTTTTAATCATCTCGATAAATATGAAAAACCGAGGGAGGTTGTTTTTGTAGCACAGTTCTCTGAAACCGGAAACGGCAAAATCATCCGGAAAGCGACGCTGGGGCTTTGA